The genomic DNA ACGGCAATGCTCAACATCACCGACAGCGCAGGAGTCACCCATCCGGCACGTGTTCTTCTGGACAGCGGAGCACAATCCAGCTTCATCACTGGCAGGCTAGCCCAATTCCTATGTTTACCACGCAAATTGGTAAACATTCCCTTGTCAGGGATTGGTGGCAGCGCAGGATCGAACGTGCGACACACCGTGACTACTACCATTCATTCCCGATGCTCCAGTTACAATGCAACGGTGGAAATGTTAGTGCTTCCCAAACTGACGGTGGAAATGCCACGACAGTACATCAACATCAGCCACTGGAGTATTCCTGAAGCATGTGTTCTGGCTGACCCGTCGTTCAACAACCCAGCGCCTATCGACCTGATACTGGGAGCATCACTCTTCTACGAGATCCTGAGGACCGGACGGCTATCGTTGGGTGACAACATGCCAACGCTCCAAGAAACCGAATTtggttgggttgtcagcggaAACACCATCATCGAGGAACCATTGTCATCTTCAATGTGTGCAGTCGTCACGCACACCAACGAGCTGGACTCTTTGATGAAGAGATTCTTCGAACTAGAAGAGGTGAGCGGCACACCAAGCTGGAGCAACGAAGAACGTGCGTGTGAGGAGCATTATACAGCGACAACTACCACAGACATCAACGGTCGATACGTGGTTCGACTTCCCCGGAAAGCCGAAATGATCGGCAAACTTGGGGACTCAAAGACCAGCGCACTAAGAAGGTTCTTAGCAATAGAACGACGACTTCAAAGAGAACCGGAAACTCAACAAGCCTatgttgatttcatgaacGAGTACCTTCGCTTAGGTCATATGAGCAAGGTGGCAGCTACATCGATGGACGCTGAGACGTTCTATCTACCTCATCATCCGGTCTTCAAAGCCGATAGCACCACTACCAAGTGCCGTGTCGTCTTTGACGCATCGAGCAAATCATCAACGGGAGTATCATTGAATGATACGTTAATGGTCGGGCCGACCATTCAACAGGATGCTACCTCCATTTTGATGCGGTTCCGTACAAGGGCTGTTGCCCTCACAGCAGACGTGGCTAAAATGTACCGGCAGGTTTTGGTACATCCCACCGATCGATCCCTGCAACGCATCCTGTGGCGGAATTCACCAAACGAGCCCATCGAGGAGTATGAGCTCAACACCGTGACGTATGGGACAGCATCTGCACCGTTCCTGGCAGTACGATCATTACAACAAACGGTAGAAGATCATGGGAAGGAATATCCGGCTGCAGCTACGCGATCCTGTGACTTCTACGTGGATGATTTCGTGTCTGGAAGTGATTCGCCGGCAGAGGCTGAATCCCTACAAGTACAAACGGCAGAATTGTACGCGAAGACGGGGTTCGAGCTACGAAAATGGGCTTCCAACAAGCCATCCGTGCTACAGCATGTGGACCAACAGCAGTTAGCAGCCACTCCATCTGCTGAATCGGGAGCCGAAGGAGTTCTGGCAACTCTTGGTTTAGTTTGGGACTCATCTTCCGACAACATGAGTTTCAACATCAACGCGCCCTACGTTATTGGGCCAATAACGAAGCGGAAGGTCCTTTCTTGCATCGCCAGGATCTACGATCCTTTGGGAATTGTTGACCCAGTGAAAGCCATGGCGAAGCAATTCCTCCAACGTATCTGGACTCTTCAGACGGACCAGCAACATCCCTGGGGATGGGACGACGAACTACCGCATCACCTTCAAGGACAATGGATCAACTTCCACAACCAATTGATCCATCTACAGGAGCTACACATTCCTCGTGTAGCAATTGGACCTGACAGCATCTCTAGCCaattccatttcttttgcgaCGCGTCAGAAAAGGGATATGGAGCATGCTGTTACATCAGGAGCTGCAACGAACAGGGAGTCGTCACGATTCAACTGTTCGCCTCGAAGACGAAAGTGACACCAATAAGCAGCAAGCACTCCATCGCCCGACTGGAATTGTGCGCAGCACAATTAGCCAGCTTGCTTTACAATCGTGTGAAGTCAGCTGTCGAGTTGCAATCTCCAGCTACATTTTGGACGGATTCAACCACCGTGGTGCATTGGCTACGAGGATCACCAAGctgctggaagccgttcgtcgccAATCGTGTCTCGCAAGTGCAACAGCTTACAACTGGTTGTGCTTGGCGACACATTGCTGGAATAGACAACCCAGCGGACCTTGCATCACGCGGCTGCCTGAGTAAGGAGCTCCTCAACAATCCGTTATGGTGGCAGGGCCCACCATGGCTAAATCAACCGGAAGAGCAATGGCCGGAATCATCGATATCGTCATTTGACGACGACGCTGCCGCAGAAAGACGCGCCTCTACAGTGGCCTGTGCAGTTGTCGAGAAACCGCACCATCGCGTCTTCACGTTATACTCATCGTTCTCGAAGCTCAGAAGAATGATGGCGTATTGGGTTCAATACTTCAACCGTTGTTCAAAACGTCGATCGTATACTGGCCCTGGTATCACGACAGCAGACCTGAAGGAAGCAGAGGAAGTAATGTGCCGATTAGCGCAGAGGGATTATTTCACACAAGAAATAAGAGCACTACAACGGAAGGAATCAATTTCTTCGTCATCGAAGCTGAAGTGGCTGCATCCGCAGCTGGGAGCAGACGGCATCATTCGTGTTGGTGGCAGGCTTAGCAACGCATTGCTATCAGAGGACACCAAACATCCTATCGTGGTTCCCAACGGACATCCGTTAGCCCATCTGCTGATGGATCATTTCCACAAGACGCTGCTACATGCGGGACCACAGCTGATGCTGAGTACGAGCCGACAACGATATTGGATCTTGGGCGGCAGAAACCACGCGAGAAGGACTTATCATCAGTGCCTCACCTGTTTCCGTGCCCGTCCTATCTCATCAGAGACACTAATGGCAGATCTCCCTTCGACGAGAGTGACTTCCAACCGACCTTTTTCAATCACGGGGATTGATTACTGCGGTCCAGTTTTTGTGAAAGGCGCATACCGGCGAGCAGTTGCTACAAAGGCATATGTAGCCATCTTCGTGTGTTTCGCCACTCGTGCAATTCACATCGAACTTGTTTCCAACTTGACGACGGAAGCATTCATCTCAGCGTTACGTCGATTCGTGGCACGCCGTGGACTTCCAGCAGAGTTGCATTCAGATAATGCAACAAACTTCAAGGGAGCAAGCAACCAGCTAAATGAAGTCTACAAGCTgttgcattcatcacatcatCAAAGGAGCATCCGGACATGGACCTTGGACAGGAGGATTACGTGGCACTTCATTccaccgcgagctccccaTTTCGGTGGGCTTTGGGAGGCGGCTGTGCGCTCGATGAAACACCACCTAGTACGAGTTGTAGGCAAAACGTCTCTCTCCTTCGAAGACATGGCGACGCTGCTGACCGAAATTGAGTCATGCCTCAATTCTCGGCCATTAACACCGCTGACCGATGACCCCACTGACGTGACGGCCCTTACACCCGGACATTTCCTGGTTGGATCGCACCTCCAACATGTTCCAGATGCCGAGACAGCGGGCGTTCCTGAAAATCGGTTGACACATTGGCGACATGTTCAACAACTAATGCGTCACTTCTGGAACCGATGGCATAAGGAGTACTTACAGCAACTCCAACCGCGTTCGAAATGGTATAAGGATGATGAAAGGGCTATCGTTCCAGGTACGTTAGTGATCATCAAGGAAGATAATGTACCACCACTTTCTTGGCTGTTAGCACGAGTAGTTGAGGTCCATCCTGGAAAGGATGGAAAGGCTAGGGTATTTACACTGCAAACCAGTACCAAGACTAAGGTAGTTAGGCCTCGCGTAAAGCTATGCGTTATACCCACGGCAGTaggaaattattgaaatttctcaatttcaaggtGGCAGGATGTTCGAGATTTaacgcgcctaaagttagaccgcccgcattacaccggggttgtttaaacacgagtcgcgccatctatggtgcgattagggaaccataaagaacctgaatgtaatttactaaacatcgctagtacagcacggctgcttcgagcgactatgtgaaaataaaatgcgattCGGGGAGACTGAGACAAACGGCAAAGAGCTTAggagttgaaatttatttcgcatcCCAAGGTAGTCCAGCTAAAGAATCCTCTGAAGGTCCTTGACGGGCAACCAACATTGGACACTCTCTAGCGCTCTCCGACCCCACCTTGAGCTCGAGCTAcatcttccttctccttcccttCTGGTGTTGAcctgttcggcattgtccaacggtcttcatcattcccttccactcctggtgtgtgaccagttcggcattgtccaacggttctcaccattcctttccccccttggcacgaggcctgcttggtttcaccatcaactcgtgccattccttccccagcagtggatctgttcggcagtgtccaacggtcgctgctgattctctcccggtaccggtccaccaccaccaaaggccGTAATGtctatccttttccttcccctcccggagtaggccgtaccctACAGATACAAATTTCGAAGAAACGAAAGTATCATTCAAGCCTTCATTTGAATCTGAAATAAGGTATGGCTCAAGCTGGAGGAAGGCTTATTAAAACCAACGTTACAATTGTAGGGAATATTCTATTTATTGTTGGCACTTTACGAAAATACTTTTATAGAAATTATAACTTAAGATCAACTTTAAAAGCGTATGTTTCAAGGTGTATTAAACACACCCAATGCCAAACCAATCGCGTCTCAAGCTAGCCAAATACACCCGATGAAAGGCACCGTATGTAGGATAATTGAATCCAAACGCTAATATCGCCTCCTCAACCAACCCGCACAGTGCAAACATCACATAACACTCTGTCATACACTCCGCCCACACCGACCGGTTGGCTCATTTGGTTTGTGAGGCAAGCCACAAATCTTCCGACAATCCACCGCCAAAAGCTGCTGTCTTTAAATTgtcatttattttactttctgcCCTTACCGTACCGTCGCCGGTCGCCATACGCTCCTCAACGTTCATCCCTGACACGTCGCCAGCAGTGACATTCGTTCCTTCTTTGAACAGGGAAGCCACACACACCAGGAAATGGCTAATGGGcggtaaatttattttaatttaattttattacggCCCCTTTTCATGTTTTCCGTGGCTCCCGTTGGTTTCGGCTCGTGCCCGCTGCCATCGTTTGCTGGATGCTCGTTGGTCGCTGGTGCCAAAAAGCAGGCCGATCTTCGCCAACCTACTTACCTGCCAGGGTACCCGATTTCGATTCGAGCCTTCCCTTCCCCGTCAACTTCCACTCCGCGCTCCCGGTGGGCCACTGTCCATTTGTTGGCGGCAAGCCGCGGTTCGAGCAGCTGTCCTTTCCGGAATGGTAAACTTCTCAATGCACGTAGAACAATAAATTTCTCCCTGCACTTCCCGTGGACTGCCACGCTTTTTCCGGCTGGCATCGAGCGCGCAGTTGAAGGTCGTAGAGTGGGAGCGAGAGTTCAGGGGGAAGAATTTTCTCACCGCGTATGTGAACGATTCGGTGGTTTTTCCAGCGGCCGAGGCGGGTTTCCTTAACGCTTTCGGACGATTTTTCGGTTGCTCGGTGGCCCGGCCCGTTCTCTCTGACGGTTTGGAAATTGTGGCCGTATTGTGTGAATGGGAAAGTAACGAGCGTGacataattatttatttcggCTTTTCGATTCGACTGCTTTCGTTGGAAAAGTTTATCCGATCAAATCTGGACATTAAACAGTAGAAATAATTATGTGGGCAGAAGGTTACTTATGAGGAAGTTTTCTAGGAAAAGACACTACACTGAGGTAACACTGCCCTAAGGCTTTATCGAAAGCAGTAAGGCGAAGATTTACTTCACTGTAATAAAACTATTTGACATCAAATCAAACATTTGAACATCGTTATTCTCAGAGATTGACGAACCAACTTTTTATATCATATTCATAATGctacggtacaaacgagcagaaCGACTGCGAAGACTACCAGGACCCCGGTACCCTAAGTTGCCCTTTTCTTGGAAGCTTCCGCAAATATCGCTCACCCAAACGCACCATATCGTGTAACGTGGAAGaagataattaattaaatcatgTTTAATTAATTCGTCTCCAATCTATTTGTTCTTCCCTTTGCAAAAACCTTCCATTCTGTGGCACGGTAGTAGTTGTGACGGTTCCGAAACGCTTCGGTGTTCACGAATTTCCAACGATCGCACTGTGGGAGAGAGTGAATGCGATGGGGAagggtagaagaaaaaaaaacgatatccTTTGCTCGTTTACATTGGCAAAGCGAACCGTGCCCGACTAATAAACTGACAACTTGCAAACTCTCGCTCACCCAACGACTTGAACCGTGCCGCCGGCCATAAGAAGATTCGCCTCTCGTTGATGTCATTATTAATGAGCGACCGCGCGAGGGCGCACGTAAacttttgaaagaaaaaataaaccaggACCACCCTCTACCAGTCGTAACCGACACCGGACACGAACATTTCTACTACTAGCTGGAGGACAATCGAGAATGGCCGTGGAGATCGATAGCAGCTCCGTTTCTCAGTATTATTGACTATTTTTAAAGGATTGCTTAATTAATGAAACATCAAGACGGGTTCGTATGGTGAAGGGGTTGGTACTAAACAAGGAGACAGCCAGAAATACCACACCGATGATGTTTCCGAATGTCTGGGGAACGCTACAGCGATGCGATGGCGGTggtaaataaatattgaaacaaATCGGATCAAAGACGCTGAAACGAGGCGAAAATCGGAATTGTAGAATGTTTATTATTTGTGATACACTGTTTGAGGGCAAGATCTTTCGGAGAGAGAGCATAGTAAGGGTGTACCCTTTAACTGGAGTCACCTACATCGAAGTTAAAATAGATGATAAAACAAATACTCACAGAGCCAGCCAGGCGATGCGACGAAGCGACAAACGATTACGCCTGTGAGTATGCAATTCGTCAAACATACTACTTAGGGATGTTTTATTCAGCAATAAGGGTAATTATAATTATATGTTTCCATTTTATGTCTCAAGTAATATCTCAACGGATAATACGGTTCATCATCAAACTATTGCCTCAAATGATAAAGTTCATTGTTTGTCGCTTGACGGGCCATCTTCCTTAAAATAATTTCGAATTTCTCGCTCAAACTCCCTTTCAGTCgattttgattttaataaGCTCTTATAACTGATTGAAAATGGAAACCACCATCGATGTTTTTTGAATGAATCCTCAATCAAAGTTTCGATGGCTAATCCGACATCCGAGAGCTGCATCGATCTTCTTACTGCCGATATGGGTCATACAAACCGTGCAGCTAAGATACCGAAGGAGTCCATCACCCACTATGTACAGCTCCGCCGCTTTCATCTTAAAACTATACAACGAAAACACTTAAACTACCGGACCTTAAACACGGACGGCGTCGGATTAGTTTGATGAATGGTTTATTCCCATTACCCGCTTCCTAGCGTGCAGAGATCTCTCGCAAAACCgtcctttccttcacctctgGGTTAGAACGCACCGAGCAAAGGGTATTCTTTGCCGTgcgaagcgaacaaaaaaccgaaGACGAAATTCTGCTAAAATCACTCCATTTCGCTAAGCCCCGCACGAATGCTCCAGCTTCGGtgataacaaaaaacacagcGCGGACCACGGTGTGGAGTCCGACCGGTCAGCGCACTGGTAAGTGATCCTCCTGGGCAAAAGACACTCTAAAACCTCGATCCATCTCTTCGCAGCCCGACGCCCATCAAGGATTCGAAACATTGTACGCAAAGAACGACCGATTGCTGCCTGTTTGCCGGCGACCGCAAACCGGAGAATGCGCTGGCAGGCAACTACTCTCAGCTTCGTCTAATAACCGGTGATGGATTATGGATAATCTTGCTCCGGCATCGGGCTCACGTTTTCTATTTTCCTCCCGAAAAACCCGATAAGCACATACGCCGTACACGTCGCAGTCGTCATCGGGTTCTGCCCGCGTCAGCCGATGACGCTTCGGAGCTGTAGTTGAAACAATCGATCGAAAGGAATGCCAAAAGCGAACCACCCAAAGCGGATCTTGTGCCTCGCCGGGAAAAGGGGAGGCCAGAGCATGCAGCGCTCTGGCAAATAGCAAACTGGAAAGATTTTTCACCCCACCCCAAAACAGGCACACGACTGTTTTGGCAGTACGTGAACCGCAGAAAAACACTCGGACGAAGCATCGGGACGAAGGAACACACGCCGCAATGAATGCTCCACGAAAGAAGATAAATGGATGCGCTGGTAGGACGCGCTTCAGTAGATAAAGAGATAGATTACAAGTCACTTGGTACCTGGTGCAAAATCCGCCGAACCGGCCCCGGACATTTTTCCTCGTTTGCAATATGGTTTTCCATGTAGGTGTGCATGTTTTTCCTcctgtttttgttgctcttctaTCCTTTACCAAACTGTTCCGGGTTTTCTAAACTGCTCAAGGCCATTTTTCACGAGCCTCCAAACGTGGTCTTCTGTAGTTGAGCGATCCTTTTTTGCCGGTACGTTATCGATCGTTCTGAGTCTTCGACCGAGAAGAAATACCGTAAGTGTACCATAATGTTCACGGTCGCACCTTACTGCGGTCTActtttttttccatattttaaCCATTTGCCTCTAATGCAGCTTCTTTGACATAGCTTCTGGATAACGATTGTGGTTAAGACTGAGCCGGAAgcgaaaggggaaaaaacacagacacacacactgtgaTACCGATTTCCCCGGAAGGCTCTCAGGCGAAATTCAATTACCAACCGCAAGTAGGATCGAAAGAGGAACCATCCGTGCACCGTGACATGGTCTAAATAACAAGTGGTCTCTGCCAAGGGTTTACCCCAGCTAGCGACCCGAATCGGTAGCGACGATTCGCCTTAAGTAAGGCGTGGATGTGGTGGGATCGTCATACCGAAGCACGGTAGCTTGACCAGCAGCAAACCACAATATCGTTCGGGAGTGAAAGTTCAGGCCCCCGGAACACAAGCCCCCTTCCCTCCAAGCCTGCTCAGCATCCTGAGCAGGGTGGTATCAATTTCAATCATTACGCTCGACCGACGGTTCGATCTCGCCGTTCCTCGCGCACCGACCACCGTACAGTGTGACATATGCAGCCGGACCCCGGCCAGGAGATATTCAACCGATGCTTTTCGGGACTGAAGCAGCGGACGAAAATTTGATTCCAATTTTCGATCGCTCCACTGCACCACCGCCGCCATGAAGAACAACTGGTGGACGGTCGAAATACCGCATTGGTAAACATTTTGGAAGCTTAATTAAATTAGGAAAACGTGTAAACGAGCGCCGCCGGACCGGTGGTTTCAGTGCTCTCTTTTGTAAATTTGCATTCGTAACGGGGTAAATATTCGAGTCAGTCATCTTCCCCGAAACCTGGTTAATTTCGGGCTGGGTATCGATTGGAAGGAAAACATAATTAATGGTGAAAAATGTCAACCGACCAGCGGGACACGGGTTTAGGTCGATGTGACGAGCTAGTTGTTTTTAGTTTGATATTTTATGCGAAAAGGTTGAAATAGTCAGAAAAGGATTATTTTCTTCTGGAAATGCTTTCCTATCTTAtaggattattttaaatttttgaattAATTATTAACATCTTATGCTTTTCGGATGGGTTTCCCAATTTGAAATTCAAGAAGAGCTTTAATTAGTCGATACATGTATCTTTTCCAGATCCTATTTATTGGGAATCGACGTGTTCAGAATAAGCCTTTTCGCTGTACGTTGAATAATTACGGCATGAAAATTTCTCAGAACCTTAACCTCAACCTGTTTCACGAGTTACTTTCTTACAAATAGTTACTCGTTTCGCCCCTTTCGCCACCATGACACATTCTAACAAACCGACGACGATGTTTATGACGGGGACATAGTTTTTACTTCCTCCATGTACCATGTAGAGACAAATTGGTGCAGCAAACTATCGCTTTACCCTCGTACGGTTGCTTCCTTTTGTGCAATGTTGGGCctctcttttttcccccatcgACAAACTGGCCCAGCTCGGTGACGTTGCGCTCAACAATAACGTGGTTTTCCACCGGGACTTTGGGAAGATTCTGAGCCCCGTCCCGGTCGGCGTCAGTCTCACCAGCCTACACAGAAACACCCGGGAAGGCTTAAAAACTGAAGCGAACGGGAGTGCGAGAGAGTGAAAgagcataaaaattaattaagtgTGTAATACCCCGAAAGCCACAATTGCATGTTAGCATTTGCatgaatatttataaaatttaatttttgattGGCACCGTACACTCGAACCCCCCGCTGTACGCCCGTGCGTTTtcatgtgttgttgttgtgtgtgtgcatattaAAGGTTGTCACTCGCACTTGAACAGTCCAGGCCGGGCCCCGGGGGGCTGGGATCGGAACGAGCAACGGAACAACTATCTCGTTTTGCAGACAAGCAACCCAACATAACTGCCCGAGAGATTTTATAATCGATTCTCGCTACGTGCTCGACGCGTTCGTGCACCGTGCGCCCACTTCTTCATCGACCCGGGATGGCGATGGCACCCGGGTTTATTTCCCCCATCGGGATGGGagatttttgtatgtgtgtgtgtgtatgtgtgtctccttctttttccaattttcctttcattcgTCGTTGTCGCGCGAATGGATGCAGCATTGCCAACGGTCTGCGGCGTGTCTCTCTGTGGCCGACAGTCCAGCATGTGCGTGTATCTCGGGTTATAGAGGGCTCCCTTCAGTGGCGCTGCAAAGGAAACATGTAAACCAGGTCCTGGAGCGATCCAAAGTgaagcgaacaaaaacaacagaaaaagctACTTACTTGGCAATGAAAAACACTGAGAGGACGAAATAGTACTAATTGAAGTGAACTACCCAACTTGCACTCTCATCATCGTTGggtccgcacacacacataaaggcTAGCTGATAGGATAGGGAATAGGTGTTAAAGGCAACTGGGCTCCAGGCTCCGGGATGATGGGAAATGGACTCACTGTGAAAATAACATTGAGCGCTACAATCAAGCGACTTGATTAGTCATTTGGTCGGAATGGACTGGGCGGTGCACGGGAGCACCAATCCGTGCTTTAGAACATGAAACAAGCGACCGAGAAAACGGTATAGTGTCGCATCAGTGTGGTTGTCGTTCGCTTCGTTCAAATGCTCAGGATCTGGAGCATTTAAGTGGAAAGTGGATTTATAACGCTCCATCGCGACATTCGTTACGAACAGAATGGTGAAGATCTACTCGCTCGTGGAGTTGATGATAAGAGCTGGGCAATGGGTAAGCTTGATTAGTTTGATCATGCGCATAAAGCGCTTATTCGatggtaaaataattttataattcaatgttttttttaatttattagaacaaaaaataaaaatgaaagctACTTTACACAAAAGGCTCTCTCTCAACAAAGCATAATCTAAGCCTAACAACCTGTATGGAAACCATTTGTCAGCCGCTAAAAACATCCGGGAGGAAATCGATAATTAAGAACGTTAATTATGCTCCATTAACGCAATCATTACATCGAAATACGCAGCTTCTTCCGTGGTGCTCACCGGAACCTATCCAGCTGGTGGCAAGGCCCGTACATCAAGCCGGCTTTTGCAATTAAATGGCGCTGGCAATAGGTTGGTGGCAGTAACCGTAGATTACGAAGCCTTTCGGTGTGTATCGAGCGAGCGAAATTAAACGACCTAATGGTGTGAAACGAAACACGGTGCCACGGTGTCCACGGACAAAATCTATGGTTTTCATTTACTGGAAGCATAATTTCAAACCCGCCTGGTGATAGTTGCTGTGTAGTGCTGAACTGAAATGGAAGTCCTGAATGGATTtggcataaaaataaactagCTAAGAGACAAGCTGattagaaaaaataataaaattcaacCTTTTTGGTTAGAATATAGGAAAAGGTTGTCTGGTAAATTCATCACGTATCTAGTCCAAGCTTGTTTCATCCCCTGTGCAGACCGTAGGTAGTGTCAAACAGCAAGCGCCTTGTTTTCAATTCCCACTTCTACAACGGCtgctttatttgcttttaatcCTACAAACAGGCTCATCAAACGCATCAGAACTCCCACCAAAGGTACGAAGTGTGCTTGTCAGCGTCGTATTCGTTATGAAAAGCCGCAAAAAAGCATCTTCAGCCCGAAGCTCCTCGCGATACTTGCGCagcacataaaaacaaacgtcCCGGAATTGTTCCCCAAAGTCCTACGACTCCCTGCGTACTTAAGTTTAGCGTCACTTATGCGTACGGTAATGCCTACTGCCCAGCTCAGTTGGTCGTTGCTTATCCCTACGGCTGCTGGTCAGCATAATGGCCAATCAACAAGCACACCACAACACGTTCGGCGTGTGCGTGACTTGGCTGGCTTCTCGTCAACTACCACCCCAAGAATGAACGCAAATTTTGTGGACGTTTAAATTAGCTCTT from Anopheles stephensi strain Indian chromosome 2, UCI_ANSTEP_V1.0, whole genome shotgun sequence includes the following:
- the LOC118502463 gene encoding uncharacterized protein LOC118502463: MPVTRASTKDMDTVELSGAETAVMQQPEVSMQVQVLRIKLKVVHKRLINMQTDPTLAQVQSKMLEELKAEQHTLLNQLIEQLPYDLDKDIAEDEVFQAEYLVKAASLQSMDVKPPPVAAQLVMPQHRLHIPMPTFDGSYEQWPKFKAMFQDIMSRANESDAVKLHHLNKALTGKAAGIINASMMNSNNFESVWEILVQRFENPRLIVDKHIAGLLHLKALPRESAKDLRHLAETCKAHVDGLIFMEKPIDGTSNLIITHILSSCLDAETRKLWERSLKHGEFPELYKTLEFITRQTEVLESCATKEPQQRQPSGKPASTKAFVSSTPNPPQLCCALCKQQHPLHKCPTFLILTTTDKIEKLKTLNRCFNCFGTGHAVSKCPSPWSCRHCKGRHHTLIHVENSRVTPGPSPVTGRQSTTATTTLTTVVSSTVLLSTAMLNITDSAGVTHPARVLLDSGAQSSFITGRLAQFLCLPRKLVNIPLSGIGGSAGSNVRHTVTTTIHSRCSSYNATVEMLVLPKLTVEMPRQYINISHWSIPEACVLADPSFNNPAPIDLILGASLFYEILRTGRLSLGDNMPTLQETEFGWVVSGNTIIEEPLSSSMCAVVTHTNELDSLMKRFFELEEVSGTPSWSNEERACEEHYTATTTTDINGRYVVRLPRKAEMIGKLGDSKTSALRRFLAIERRLQREPETQQAYVDFMNEYLRLGHMSKVAATSMDAETFYLPHHPVFKADSTTTKCRVVFDASSKSSTGVSLNDTLMVGPTIQQDATSILMRFRTRAVALTADVAKMYRQVLVHPTDRSLQRILWRNSPNEPIEEYELNTVTYGTASAPFLAVRSLQQTVEDHGKEYPAAATRSCDFYVDDFVSGSDSPAEAESLQVQTAELYAKTGFELRKWASNKPSVLQHVDQQQLAATPSAESGAEGVLATLGLVWDSSSDNMSFNINAPYVIGPITKRKVLSCIARIYDPLGIVDPVKAMAKQFLQRIWTLQTDQQHPWGWDDELPHHLQGQWINFHNQLIHLQELHIPRVAIGPDSISSQFHFFCDASEKGYGACCYIRSCNEQGVVTIQLFASKTKVTPISSKHSIARLELCAAQLASLLYNRVKSAVELQSPATFWTDSTTVVHWLRGSPSCWKPFVANRVSQVQQLTTGCAWRHIAGIDNPADLASRGCLSKELLNNPLWWQGPPWLNQPEEQWPESSISSFDDDAAAERRASTVACAVVEKPHHRVFTLYSSFSKLRRMMAYWVQYFNRCSKRRSYTGPGITTADLKEAEEVMCRLAQRDYFTQEIRALQRKESISSSSKLKWLHPQLGADGIIRVGGRLSNALLSEDTKHPIVVPNGHPLAHLLMDHFHKTLLHAGPQLMLSRTLQIQISKKRKYHSSLHLNLK